One segment of Desulfosudis oleivorans Hxd3 DNA contains the following:
- a CDS encoding 3-hydroxyacyl-CoA dehydrogenase translates to MEPVRADQIKKVLILGAGTMGQQIGFLCAAKGFETAIYDLSPPLLDTAKKRLEKLAGRFVSRHRLTGEEAAAAMARVTLTPDSEQAAANADFISESVTESVEIKCRVFETFHPLCPARAIFTTNTSSLIPSMLTHAVGRPDRFAAFHFHNTLTSDIVDIMPHPGTTPETAETIRAFALRLGQVPIVFKKENHGYAFNALLMNLCDTALFLAAGGVAAIEDIDRSWMGIMHMKVGPFGIMDSIGLDTVLKVNEVWANQLNDPRAITNVEFLKKYVNEGKLGEKTGEGFYRYPDPAFRHKNFINQA, encoded by the coding sequence ATGGAACCGGTCAGGGCGGATCAGATCAAAAAAGTGCTTATTCTGGGGGCCGGTACCATGGGCCAGCAGATCGGTTTTCTATGTGCCGCCAAGGGGTTTGAAACCGCTATCTACGATCTCTCCCCTCCCCTGCTGGACACGGCAAAAAAGCGGCTTGAAAAGCTTGCCGGCCGGTTCGTCTCCCGTCACCGCCTCACCGGAGAAGAGGCCGCGGCCGCCATGGCAAGGGTCACCCTGACCCCGGACAGCGAGCAGGCCGCGGCGAATGCGGACTTTATCAGCGAATCTGTGACCGAGTCCGTGGAGATCAAGTGCCGGGTGTTTGAGACATTTCACCCATTGTGCCCTGCCCGGGCGATCTTCACCACCAACACATCGTCTTTGATTCCCTCCATGCTGACACATGCCGTGGGCCGGCCGGACCGGTTTGCCGCTTTCCATTTTCATAACACCCTGACCTCCGATATCGTGGACATCATGCCTCACCCCGGCACAACACCGGAAACCGCTGAAACCATCCGGGCCTTTGCCCTTCGCCTGGGCCAGGTACCCATCGTATTTAAAAAAGAAAACCACGGCTATGCCTTTAATGCCCTTCTGATGAACCTCTGCGACACGGCCCTTTTTCTGGCCGCCGGCGGCGTGGCCGCCATTGAGGACATCGACCGGTCCTGGATGGGCATCATGCACATGAAGGTCGGGCCTTTCGGTATCATGGACTCCATCGGCCTTGACACCGTGCTCAAGGTCAATGAAGTGTGGGCCAACCAGCTCAATGACCCCAGGGCCATCACCAATGTTGAATTTCTAAAAAAATATGTTAATGAAGGAAAGCTGGGAGAAAAAACCGGAGAAGGCTTTTACCGGTACCCGGATCCGGCCTTCAGGCACAAAAACTTCATAAACCAGGCCTGA
- a CDS encoding nitroreductase family protein, whose product MPLFTIDADKCNRDNICAAECPVKIIKINSDSVPTPVTGAETVCIRCGHCVAVCPTGALSHVDLKPEDCLPVKPEWLLSPEQAEHFLRYRRSIRTYKDKPVDRQTLEKLIHIARYAPSGHNMQPVQWQVIYDKDEVRRLSGHVIDWMRHMLSAAPAMAKAMHFDLVVGAWDFGVDVVSRGAPHLILANGPAANPSSQSACTIALTYLELAVPAFGLGACWNGFFNAAAMTWKPLQADLGLAEGEKNFGAMMVGHPKFKYHRMPERNAPVIRWA is encoded by the coding sequence ATGCCTCTTTTCACCATTGACGCGGACAAATGCAACCGGGACAACATCTGCGCGGCCGAGTGCCCGGTCAAGATTATCAAAATCAACTCTGACAGCGTGCCGACACCGGTGACCGGCGCGGAAACGGTATGTATCCGTTGCGGCCACTGCGTGGCGGTCTGCCCTACCGGCGCGCTTTCCCATGTCGACCTGAAACCTGAAGACTGCCTGCCGGTAAAACCCGAATGGCTGCTCTCCCCGGAACAGGCCGAACATTTTCTGCGCTATCGCCGGTCCATTCGTACCTACAAGGACAAACCCGTGGACCGCCAGACCCTTGAAAAACTGATTCACATCGCCCGATACGCGCCGTCAGGACACAACATGCAGCCGGTACAGTGGCAGGTGATTTACGATAAAGATGAAGTGCGGCGCTTAAGCGGCCATGTGATCGACTGGATGCGCCACATGCTGTCCGCGGCACCGGCCATGGCCAAAGCCATGCATTTTGACCTGGTGGTGGGGGCCTGGGACTTTGGCGTGGACGTGGTAAGCCGGGGCGCACCCCATCTGATCCTGGCCAACGGCCCTGCGGCCAACCCCTCTTCCCAGAGCGCCTGCACCATCGCCCTGACCTACCTGGAACTGGCCGTGCCCGCCTTTGGCCTGGGGGCCTGCTGGAACGGATTTTTCAATGCCGCGGCCATGACCTGGAAGCCGCTTCAGGCGGATCTGGGCCTGGCCGAAGGTGAAAAGAACTTCGGCGCCATGATGGTGGGCCACCCGAAATTCAAGTACCACCGCATGCCGGAACGAAACGCGCCGGTCATTCGCTGGGCCTGA
- a CDS encoding 7TM diverse intracellular signaling domain-containing protein, translated as MTSIKQHRHVPALLLCTLLVFCGLLATAVAAPSGVPLDDSTGTLYIGQQVEYMEDRAGALFITDVTDMEDRWKASDSTALSFGFTSSTYWFRFTLDNTTDRPRDFYLEFAYPLLDFIELYTPQTEGLFNTIKAGDHYPFSTREIIDKDFVFLLTQAPGPATYYVKVKTSSSLNFEPVVRSHNSYLSKINRTYPIFWLYYGAMLIMVIYNLVLVFVIRERSYLFLVLLILSYSLFQFTLNGFSFQYLWPNSIWWANNCLPMFMGLAMAIAMLFMRSFIGIRERHAKSLVDRVSIYLVIIPNTAWAVGSLLLPYAVSIRVATALIIFSLVVVIPSGFISLSFTRSIRFIVISCACLFIGILLFALKTFGLLPSNFITQWGVQIGSAVFIALLSIGLADKITAMKDELITTNSNISLMLQSISQEVEVQENDLEKYKEEEIGDILNERFHTFMDRFKDLVDDVNSNTNLLKSSSANLLALSDKMTSETAEISANSNSVASASEEMSSKMVAIASTMEQTSQNVNLIVSSVEEMTTTSDEISMSTESARQTTENAVAQAKNVSQKVDNLGIAAERIGTVTEVIAEISKKTNLLALNATIEAARAGEAGKGFAVVANEIKDLARQTADATQQINRQIEENKQVTVAAVKEIGQIVETIKNVNEIVSTIASAIEEQSISIREIASNVAQISQGISGVNKGVSQCSIVANNVSKEVVSLSASSKQMNSNSLTVRESADDLLKMAQHLTELMQKFKV; from the coding sequence ATGACCTCCATCAAACAACACCGTCACGTGCCCGCACTCCTTCTGTGTACGCTGCTTGTTTTCTGCGGCCTTCTGGCTACCGCCGTTGCGGCCCCTTCCGGCGTGCCCCTTGATGATTCCACCGGCACGCTCTACATCGGGCAGCAGGTGGAATACATGGAAGACAGGGCCGGTGCCCTGTTTATCACCGATGTGACCGACATGGAAGATCGATGGAAAGCGTCGGACAGCACTGCCTTAAGCTTCGGGTTTACATCCTCGACCTACTGGTTCCGGTTTACCCTGGACAACACCACCGACCGTCCTAGGGATTTTTACCTTGAGTTCGCGTACCCCCTTCTTGACTTTATCGAGCTTTACACACCCCAAACCGAAGGCCTGTTCAATACCATCAAAGCCGGGGACCATTACCCCTTTTCCACACGGGAAATCATTGACAAAGACTTTGTTTTTCTGCTGACCCAGGCTCCCGGCCCCGCCACTTATTATGTGAAAGTTAAAACCAGTTCTTCCCTTAATTTTGAACCGGTGGTCCGTTCTCACAATTCCTACCTGAGCAAGATCAACAGGACCTACCCCATCTTCTGGCTCTATTACGGCGCCATGCTGATCATGGTGATCTATAACCTGGTCCTCGTTTTCGTGATCCGGGAAAGAAGTTATCTCTTCCTGGTCCTTCTCATTCTCTCTTATTCCCTGTTTCAATTCACGCTCAACGGATTTTCCTTTCAGTACCTGTGGCCGAACTCCATCTGGTGGGCCAACAACTGCCTGCCCATGTTCATGGGTCTTGCCATGGCCATTGCCATGCTGTTTATGCGGTCTTTTATCGGCATTCGGGAGCGCCATGCCAAAAGCCTGGTGGACCGGGTCTCCATCTACCTGGTGATTATTCCCAACACCGCATGGGCCGTTGGTTCTCTTCTGCTTCCCTATGCCGTGAGCATCAGAGTGGCTACGGCGCTTATCATCTTCTCTCTGGTTGTGGTCATTCCCAGCGGGTTTATCTCCCTTTCATTTACACGATCAATTCGATTTATTGTGATCAGCTGCGCCTGCCTGTTTATCGGGATCCTGCTGTTCGCGTTAAAAACATTCGGGCTCCTGCCTTCCAACTTTATCACCCAGTGGGGTGTTCAGATCGGTTCCGCGGTTTTCATCGCGCTTCTTTCCATCGGTCTTGCCGACAAGATCACGGCCATGAAAGACGAACTGATCACCACCAACTCCAACATCTCCCTGATGCTCCAGAGCATTTCCCAGGAGGTGGAGGTCCAGGAAAATGACCTTGAAAAATACAAAGAAGAAGAGATCGGCGACATTCTCAACGAAAGGTTTCACACCTTCATGGACCGGTTTAAGGACCTGGTGGATGATGTCAACAGTAACACCAATCTGCTGAAGAGTTCGTCGGCCAACCTGCTGGCCCTGTCCGATAAAATGACATCGGAAACCGCTGAAATTTCAGCCAACTCCAACTCCGTTGCCTCAGCCTCGGAAGAGATGAGTTCCAAGATGGTGGCCATTGCCAGCACCATGGAGCAGACCTCCCAGAACGTCAACCTGATCGTCTCCTCGGTGGAGGAGATGACCACCACCTCCGACGAGATCAGCATGAGCACCGAATCGGCCCGGCAGACAACGGAAAACGCCGTTGCCCAGGCCAAAAACGTGTCCCAGAAGGTGGACAACCTGGGCATCGCCGCCGAAAGAATCGGCACCGTCACCGAGGTGATTGCCGAGATATCCAAAAAGACCAACCTGCTGGCCTTAAATGCCACTATCGAGGCGGCCCGGGCCGGAGAAGCGGGCAAGGGGTTCGCCGTTGTGGCCAATGAAATAAAGGATCTGGCACGGCAGACTGCCGACGCCACCCAGCAGATTAACCGGCAGATCGAAGAGAACAAGCAGGTAACCGTGGCGGCGGTAAAAGAGATCGGCCAGATTGTGGAGACCATCAAAAACGTCAACGAGATCGTCTCCACCATTGCGTCGGCCATCGAAGAACAGTCGATTTCCATCCGGGAAATTGCCAGCAACGTGGCCCAGATATCCCAGGGCATCTCCGGGGTCAACAAGGGCGTGTCTCAGTGCTCTATCGTCGCCAACAACGTGTCAAAGGAGGTGGTCTCCCTGAGTGCCTCCTCGAAGCAGATGAACAGCAACAGCCTGACTGTTCGGGAGAGTGCCGATGACCTGCTGAAGATGGCCCAGCATCTCACGGAGCTGATGCAGAAATTTAAAGTTTAA
- a CDS encoding FmdB family zinc ribbon protein gives MPLYEYECMDCGKTSEILTGIADRGKPVCGSCGSGNVRKLLSAPSSMSGVAKNRMPGLGDTACCGKAPSEAGCAGPGSCCGRR, from the coding sequence ATGCCTTTATACGAGTATGAATGTATGGATTGCGGAAAAACGAGCGAGATACTGACGGGGATTGCGGACAGGGGAAAACCGGTCTGCGGCAGCTGCGGCAGCGGAAACGTCAGAAAACTGCTGTCCGCCCCGTCGTCCATGTCCGGTGTGGCGAAAAACAGGATGCCCGGGCTGGGTGACACGGCCTGTTGCGGCAAGGCCCCGTCGGAAGCGGGTTGCGCGGGGCCGGGGAGCTGCTGCGGCAGAAGGTAA
- a CDS encoding 2-hydroxyacyl-CoA dehydratase subunit D produces MNAEKPNPPATDESAPLRVDTLPHAKALRWPMTWYFLTGKLYSLLPWKKTAWTCAGFPIELLLGLDIFPLHPENMATVAAAQKQSRRLIEHAESMGYSRDLCSYCKTNIGAVDTQAPLKHGGIARPDIITCTNTICDTHWKWFQVQAEKLDVPLFVFDCPKIVSGTDERTIEGYVTYLVEQFYEFFDFVKKHTGKEPNIDRMVRAAEKSEQLSVLWRDIYEYRKRVPTPYSMAETSASFFPLVVMPGARSGIKFFEKILTDIRQRAEQGKGTLTGKERYRLMFEGIPFWYRMRFMYDLARYGAVVVYEPYTFSFAPPKPVSMGYAETLRHVARAMMDVPYTYNLEKRISYFKQAIQEYRIDGVILHENLSCRPSSTGMIDLKNAIQQECDIPVLIIQCDMNDPRAFSEEQIKTRVEGFIELMDK; encoded by the coding sequence ATGAACGCAGAAAAACCGAACCCTCCTGCAACAGATGAGAGTGCCCCGCTCCGGGTCGACACCCTGCCCCACGCAAAGGCCCTCCGGTGGCCCATGACCTGGTATTTTCTCACGGGCAAATTATACAGCCTGCTGCCGTGGAAAAAAACGGCCTGGACCTGCGCCGGGTTTCCCATCGAGCTTTTGCTGGGGCTCGATATCTTTCCCCTGCATCCGGAAAACATGGCCACCGTGGCCGCGGCCCAGAAGCAGTCCCGCCGGCTGATCGAACATGCCGAAAGCATGGGCTACTCCCGGGACTTGTGCTCCTACTGTAAAACCAACATCGGCGCGGTGGATACACAGGCGCCCTTAAAACACGGCGGCATCGCCCGGCCGGATATCATCACCTGCACCAACACCATCTGCGACACTCACTGGAAATGGTTCCAGGTCCAGGCGGAAAAGCTGGACGTTCCCCTGTTCGTGTTCGACTGTCCCAAGATCGTCAGCGGCACGGACGAGCGCACCATCGAGGGGTACGTGACCTACCTGGTGGAACAGTTCTATGAATTTTTCGATTTTGTCAAAAAGCACACGGGGAAAGAACCGAACATCGACCGGATGGTCCGGGCGGCGGAAAAGTCCGAACAGTTGAGCGTCCTGTGGCGGGATATATACGAGTACCGCAAACGCGTGCCCACACCCTACAGCATGGCCGAGACGTCCGCCTCGTTTTTTCCCCTGGTGGTCATGCCCGGGGCACGTTCCGGCATCAAATTCTTTGAGAAGATCCTGACCGATATCCGGCAGCGGGCCGAGCAGGGCAAAGGCACCTTGACAGGGAAGGAGCGCTACCGGCTGATGTTTGAAGGGATTCCCTTCTGGTACCGAATGCGGTTCATGTACGATCTGGCCCGGTACGGCGCCGTTGTGGTTTATGAGCCCTACACCTTTTCCTTTGCCCCACCCAAACCTGTGAGCATGGGATACGCCGAGACGCTGCGACATGTGGCACGGGCCATGATGGACGTGCCTTACACCTACAATCTTGAAAAGCGGATTAGCTACTTCAAACAGGCCATCCAGGAATACCGCATCGACGGTGTGATCCTGCACGAAAATCTGTCGTGCCGGCCGTCGAGCACCGGCATGATCGACCTGAAAAACGCCATTCAGCAGGAATGCGACATACCGGTGCTGATCATTCAGTGCGACATGAACGACCCCAGGGCCTTTTCCGAAGAGCAGATCAAGACCCGTGTCGAAGGCTTTATCGAGCTGATGGATAAATAA
- a CDS encoding 2-hydroxyacyl-CoA dehydratase subunit D, producing the protein METIAYFDASHDMPEEVIAAAGFVPYKILGNVHVSNDPADRYLPAFFCPAARSMLTEALAKTGQWAGIVIAQGCNATNRHHDVWKRHVRTPFLHWFNTPLKDDVPAVRFMKTELWRLVDALYRQFGILVNEAMLADACRESNTIKKKLQVFSGLRMEKDITNREYLEVLVKSMTLPKPEAIKEIDAAIATMKNRGPFPADKIKVLLTGSDVTYPELMEQIDEAGFRVVRDDLSIGERYFATLIPEEENPFEALARYYLSIPKPATKLGLSKRAQYLETALEQSGIRAVISQCLKFCEPYAYDAVLVNNALKEKGCRVLHVEREYTPTPDNQMATRLAAFAEME; encoded by the coding sequence ATGGAAACCATCGCCTATTTTGACGCATCCCATGACATGCCAGAAGAGGTTATCGCGGCTGCCGGGTTTGTGCCGTACAAGATCCTCGGGAACGTACACGTATCCAATGATCCGGCGGATCGCTACCTGCCGGCCTTTTTCTGCCCGGCCGCCCGCAGCATGCTGACCGAGGCCCTGGCAAAAACCGGTCAGTGGGCCGGGATCGTTATCGCTCAGGGCTGCAATGCCACCAACCGGCATCACGATGTGTGGAAGCGCCATGTGCGTACGCCGTTTCTGCATTGGTTCAACACCCCTTTGAAAGACGATGTCCCGGCCGTCCGATTCATGAAAACCGAGCTGTGGCGGCTGGTCGACGCCCTTTATCGTCAGTTCGGCATCCTTGTTAACGAGGCAATGCTGGCCGACGCCTGCCGTGAATCCAACACCATCAAAAAGAAGCTTCAGGTTTTTTCCGGGCTTCGGATGGAAAAAGACATAACCAACCGGGAATACCTGGAGGTCCTGGTAAAAAGCATGACCCTGCCCAAGCCGGAAGCCATAAAGGAAATCGATGCCGCCATTGCGACAATGAAAAACCGGGGGCCTTTTCCCGCAGATAAAATAAAAGTGCTGCTGACCGGCTCGGACGTCACCTATCCGGAGTTGATGGAACAGATCGACGAAGCCGGATTTCGTGTGGTCCGGGATGATCTTTCCATCGGGGAGCGCTATTTTGCAACCCTGATTCCTGAAGAGGAAAACCCCTTTGAGGCTCTGGCCCGGTATTATCTGTCCATACCAAAACCCGCCACCAAGCTGGGCCTGAGTAAGCGCGCCCAGTATCTGGAAACAGCTCTCGAACAGTCGGGTATCAGGGCTGTGATTTCTCAGTGTCTCAAGTTCTGCGAGCCCTATGCCTATGACGCGGTCCTGGTGAACAACGCCCTTAAAGAAAAAGGATGCCGGGTGCTGCACGTGGAGCGGGAATACACACCCACACCGGACAATCAGATGGCAACCCGGCTGGCCGCATTCGCGGAGATGGAATAA
- a CDS encoding PDC sensor domain-containing protein: MKQSIYAMVLGTIILLYGTGLAVAEQMIDLGNSAIAAFGTDPVLVDAVKKENARARTLDEIKVLDQQWAVTQAENEFVKTVLENEIADYLKDIQKQQAYYAKIFLVDNQGALVAATNKISDYWQGDEAQFTHTVATGTIQVSDVEFDPGAQTYLLQISVPVKDEGAVIGAITFGIDLRAFQ, encoded by the coding sequence ATGAAACAGAGCATATATGCAATGGTTCTTGGCACCATCATCCTGCTGTATGGCACGGGGCTCGCTGTGGCGGAGCAGATGATCGATCTGGGCAACTCGGCCATTGCCGCTTTCGGCACTGATCCGGTGCTGGTGGATGCGGTAAAGAAAGAGAATGCCAGGGCCAGAACCCTGGACGAGATAAAGGTTTTGGATCAGCAGTGGGCGGTAACCCAGGCAGAAAACGAGTTTGTGAAAACCGTGCTGGAAAACGAGATTGCCGATTACCTGAAGGACATTCAGAAGCAGCAGGCCTATTATGCTAAAATTTTTCTGGTGGACAACCAGGGGGCGCTGGTTGCTGCCACGAATAAGATTTCAGACTACTGGCAGGGAGATGAAGCCCAATTCACACATACGGTTGCCACAGGTACGATTCAGGTGTCTGACGTTGAGTTCGATCCCGGTGCCCAAACCTATTTGCTTCAGATCTCCGTGCCGGTGAAAGATGAGGGCGCTGTAATCGGGGCCATTACCTTTGGTATTGATCTGAGGGCGTTTCAGTAG
- a CDS encoding tetratricopeptide repeat protein, with the protein MHSMKKGNNCENSTKNAKNALLGMLPSVDAYADFKADMRKGFSDVMPALLSYAVDSGLVREKTEAAFLAFLETNPASSASIEGRTFSDLLAQVLGTRSVNSLLEFLNTYANRFCMMPVQASMFSRLKKNFHPNTPKKRNALRLLAFWLGAKRPELGWNYEMLLKLADTRSAEPVTVEEKEGVRITFALQAAGDILDIKAVEWLKTELRQCLSDLNLHHIEPHRISFTLSTAHVDIPKTPGPSGEPRLYARAIRSSLALAYQMPIRWALSTHSSRQCSIIVAISAGPFDQADPFIQALLSLKRTGITPVRMTDFARLCVKLADVKIVFRKTPEELNVGFLDETHLNVWHVDYFWSYLYYDFVPPLLGENVLPTTRDAYEEFRAAVFSPDHATGDNQALSAMRKSPQNALLIIEIARILIAKRMLYEADEVLAVILASYPYHMVARACRMTIYQYLSIQQPDPEISAHLFARAIQEAAFIEMWHPDDAEVYTETGLVYYARAVQLIRIYRKKQSNPDLKKGDTVQQALGLLETALHFFNKGAVLSPITDMRAEFWKRIAMSLRGILQKDENALMSGEPITDRSDIIYHTSQISWRTLGWIRDDSPEEHQFFSDRLYNLMQQYSEDVSVTNWTPGLKCIFAGQLWSTLPFVTVAFAKLMIAMYADAIQDAERLAHFNIGVYSASGCYTVIQSPAHFIENARKYISILESLLKDDLEKPDDHLIDRKKIQRVALPFALLDDEVESDIILESGIQTEP; encoded by the coding sequence ATGCATTCCATGAAAAAAGGCAATAATTGCGAAAACAGTACCAAAAACGCAAAAAATGCCCTGCTCGGTATGCTTCCGTCGGTTGACGCTTATGCTGATTTCAAGGCGGACATGCGCAAGGGCTTTTCCGACGTGATGCCGGCCCTGCTTTCTTACGCGGTGGATTCCGGTCTGGTAAGGGAAAAAACCGAAGCCGCCTTTCTTGCATTTCTCGAAACCAATCCAGCTTCTTCCGCTTCTATTGAAGGCCGGACATTTTCCGACCTGCTGGCCCAGGTCCTTGGCACGAGATCGGTAAACAGCCTGCTGGAATTCCTTAATACATATGCCAACCGGTTTTGCATGATGCCGGTTCAGGCATCCATGTTCAGCCGTTTGAAAAAAAACTTTCATCCCAACACGCCCAAAAAAAGAAATGCCCTGCGGCTGCTGGCGTTCTGGCTGGGGGCAAAGCGGCCGGAGCTGGGGTGGAACTATGAAATGCTGTTAAAGCTGGCTGATACCCGGTCTGCTGAGCCGGTAACGGTTGAGGAAAAAGAGGGGGTCAGAATCACTTTTGCCCTGCAGGCCGCCGGCGACATCCTGGACATCAAGGCCGTGGAGTGGCTGAAAACGGAACTGCGCCAGTGCCTCTCTGATCTTAACCTGCACCATATTGAACCGCATAGAATATCGTTTACCCTCTCCACAGCCCATGTTGATATTCCAAAGACGCCGGGACCATCCGGTGAGCCCAGGCTCTATGCCAGGGCCATTCGCAGCAGCCTGGCCCTGGCCTACCAGATGCCGATCCGCTGGGCCCTTTCCACTCACAGCAGCCGGCAGTGTTCCATTATCGTGGCCATCAGCGCAGGGCCCTTTGACCAGGCGGATCCGTTTATTCAGGCGTTATTGTCTCTGAAAAGAACGGGCATCACCCCTGTACGGATGACCGATTTTGCCAGGCTGTGTGTCAAGCTGGCGGACGTCAAGATTGTGTTTCGCAAAACGCCGGAAGAGTTAAACGTGGGTTTTTTGGATGAAACACATCTAAACGTCTGGCATGTGGATTATTTCTGGTCCTACCTCTATTACGACTTTGTACCGCCCCTGCTGGGAGAAAATGTTTTACCCACTACACGCGACGCATATGAAGAATTCAGGGCCGCAGTTTTTTCCCCGGACCATGCGACAGGAGACAACCAGGCTCTGTCGGCGATGCGCAAATCCCCACAAAATGCACTGCTGATCATCGAAATCGCAAGAATACTCATCGCCAAACGGATGCTGTATGAGGCAGATGAGGTCTTGGCTGTCATTCTGGCCTCTTACCCTTATCACATGGTTGCAAGGGCCTGCAGAATGACTATTTATCAATATCTGTCCATACAACAACCAGATCCGGAAATAAGTGCGCATCTTTTTGCCAGGGCGATCCAAGAGGCCGCGTTCATTGAGATGTGGCATCCTGATGATGCCGAAGTCTACACGGAAACCGGACTGGTCTATTACGCAAGGGCCGTACAATTGATAAGGATCTACCGAAAAAAACAAAGCAATCCGGATTTAAAAAAAGGAGACACCGTTCAACAGGCTTTGGGCCTATTGGAGACTGCATTGCATTTTTTTAACAAAGGGGCGGTTCTTTCTCCGATAACCGACATGAGGGCCGAATTCTGGAAACGAATTGCCATGAGCCTGCGCGGTATCTTACAGAAGGATGAAAACGCTCTGATGAGCGGAGAGCCGATTACCGACCGGTCCGACATTATTTACCACACATCTCAGATCTCCTGGAGAACGCTCGGCTGGATCAGGGATGACTCCCCCGAAGAGCATCAATTCTTCTCAGACAGGCTATACAACCTGATGCAGCAGTATTCAGAAGACGTCTCTGTAACCAATTGGACACCGGGTTTAAAATGCATTTTTGCGGGACAGTTGTGGAGCACACTCCCTTTTGTAACAGTGGCTTTCGCCAAATTGATGATAGCCATGTATGCGGATGCCATTCAGGATGCTGAGCGGCTGGCGCATTTTAACATCGGCGTCTATTCGGCTTCCGGGTGCTATACCGTAATTCAGTCCCCTGCCCATTTTATTGAGAACGCCCGTAAGTACATCAGCATCCTGGAATCCTTGTTAAAAGATGATTTGGAAAAACCGGATGACCACCTGATTGACAGAAAAAAAATTCAACGCGTGGCCCTTCCCTTTGCCCTTCTGGATGACGAGGTGGAATCCGATATCATTCTCGAGTCCGGCATTCAAACAGAACCATAA
- a CDS encoding DUF3783 domain-containing protein, producing MRMTGDMGLSPLPMIFTTETDGTVCLGDLVNRPDQSGRGGDSPGLARAIVLSGITEAELHRILTAYRESGLPRPLWATLTPTSENWPLSELLAELDAERRAMENRKQP from the coding sequence ATGCGAATGACAGGCGACATGGGGCTTTCCCCTCTTCCCATGATTTTCACGACAGAAACCGATGGAACGGTTTGCCTCGGCGATCTTGTAAACCGGCCGGATCAGTCCGGCAGGGGCGGCGATTCTCCCGGCCTGGCCCGGGCCATTGTGCTGTCCGGCATCACCGAGGCGGAGCTGCACCGGATACTGACCGCCTACCGGGAAAGCGGCCTGCCCCGTCCGCTCTGGGCCACCCTGACCCCCACCTCGGAAAACTGGCCCCTTTCGGAGTTGCTGGCCGAACTCGACGCCGAACGCCGGGCCATGGAAAACCGAAAGCAGCCGTGA